A region from the Triticum aestivum cultivar Chinese Spring chromosome 3D, IWGSC CS RefSeq v2.1, whole genome shotgun sequence genome encodes:
- the LOC123074743 gene encoding inorganic pyrophosphatase 1 has translation MDGVVVVFDFDKTIIDVDSDNWVVDGLGATELFDRLLPTMPWNTLIDTVMGELHAQGRTLRDVADVLRAAPIDPHVVAAIRAAHSLGCDLRVLSDANRFFIEAVLDHHGLRGCFSEINTNPSRVDADGRLRIAPHHDFHAGPHGCGLGTCPPNMCKGQVLDRIRASAAADGGRKRFIYLGDGRGDYCPSLRLAREDFMMPRKGFPVWDLICENPGLLQAEVHPWSDGKDMEETLLRLISRVLVEESTLLPLDCKLESLPVAVHDGMPMPLGVKN, from the coding sequence atggacggcgtggtggtggtgttCGACTTCGACAAGACCATCATCGACGTCGACAGCGACAACTGGGTCGTCGACGGCCTCGGCGCCACGGAGCTCTTCGACCGCCTCCTGCCCACCATGCCGTGGAACACCCTCATCGACACCGTCATGGGGGAGCTGCACGCGCAGGGCAGGACCCTCCGCGACGTCGCCGACGTGCTCCGTGCCGCGCCCATCGACCCGCACGTCGTCGCCGCCATCAGGGCCGCCCACAGCCTCGGTTGCGACCTCCGGGTCCTCAGCGACGCCAACCGCTTCTTCatcgaggccgtcctcgaccacCACGGCCTCCGGGGCTGCTTCTCCGAGATCAACACCAACCCCAGCCGCGTCGACGCCGACGGCCGCCTCCGCATCGCGCCGCACCACGACTTCCACGCCGGCCCGCACGGCTGCGGCCTCGGCACATGCCCGCCCAACATGTGCAAGGGCCAGgtgctcgaccgcatccgcgcctCCGCCGCGGCGGACGGCGGCAGGAAGCGCTTCATCTACCTCGGCGACGGCCGCGGTGACTACTGCCCGTCTCTGCGGCTCGCCAGGGAGGACTTCATGATGCCGCGCAAGGGGTTCCCCGTGTGGGACCTCATCTGCGAGAACCCGGGCCTGCTCCAGGCCGAGGTGCACCCGTGGAGCGATGGCAAGGACATGGAGGAGACGCTGCTGCGGCTCATCAGCCGGGTGCTCGTCGAGGAGAGCACACTGCTGCCGCTCGACTGCAAGCTCGAGTCGCTGCCGGTGGCCGTCCACGACGGCATGCCCATGCCGCTCGGCGTCAAGAACTGA
- the LOC123074744 gene encoding inorganic pyrophosphatase 1 has product MAGVVVVFDFDKTIIDVDSDNWVVDGLGVTDLFDRLLPTMPWNTLIDTVMGELHAQGRTLRDVTDVLRAAPIDPHVVAAIRAAYSLGCDLRVLSDANRFFIEAVLDHHGLRGCFSEINTNPSRVDADGRLRIAPHHDFHAGPHGCGLGTCPPNMCKGQVLDRIRASADARKRFIYLGDGRGDYCPSLRLAREDFMMPRKGFPVWDLICENPGLLQAEVHPWSDGKDMEETLLRLISRVLVEESTLLPLDCKLESLPVAVQDGVTVQLGVKN; this is encoded by the coding sequence ATGGCCGGCGTGGTGGTGGTGTTCGACTTCGACAAGACCATCATCGACGTCGACAGCGACAACTGGGTCGTCGACGGCCTTGGCGTCACCGACCTCTTCGACCGCCTGCTGCCCACCATGCCGTGGAACACCCTCATCGACACCGTCATGGGAGAGCTGCACGCGCAGGGCAGGACCCTCCGCGACGTCACCGACGTGCTCCGCGCCGCGCCCATCGACCCGCACGTTGTCGCCGCCATCCGGGCCGCCTACAGCCTCGGCTGCGACCTCAGGGTCCTCAGCGACGCCAACCGCTTCTTCatcgaggccgtcctcgaccacCACGGCCTCCGGGGCTGCTTCTCCGAGATCAACACCAACCCCAGCCGCGTCGACGCCGACGGCCGCCTCCGCATCGCGCCGCACCACGACTTCCACGCCGGCCCGCACGGCTGCGGCCTCGGCACCTGCCCGCCCAACATGTGCAAGGGCCAGgtgctcgaccgcatccgcgcctCCGCCGACGCCAGGAAGCGCTTCATCTACctcggcgacgggcgcggcgactaCTGCCCGTCGCTGCGGCTCGCCAGGGAGGACTTCATGATGCCGCGCAAGGGGTTCCCCGTGTGGGACCTCATCTGCGAGAACCCCGGCCTGCTCCAGGCCGAGGTGCACCCGTGGAGCGACGGCAAGGACATGGAGGAGACGCTGCTGCGGCTCATCAGCCGGGTGCTCGTCGAGGAGAGCACGCTGCTGCCGCTCGACTGCAAGCTCGAGTCGCTGCCGGTGGCCGTCCAGGACGGCGTGACCGTGCAGCTCGGCGTCAAGAACTGA